The Methanobacteriaceae archaeon genomic interval TAAAAAATCCATTGAAATTATAAACTATAAAATTATATTGTAACTATTTATATTGTGAACTATTAGATGGAATCTCTTTAATTAACAATTTGTTTATTGGATAAATATTCAAGTCTTATATTTAAAATATGAAGAATAGAATCTATGTTTAAACTCAATGCAATCTCTAAATAAAAATTTTAGTATTAGTATTAGTATGAAACTATAGATAAATAAAATATATGCTAATTACAATGAAAACCTTTTTTACTAATTTAAATTTTATAATTTAATTTTTTGAATTAATGAATAAAAATTTTAATCTATTCATATAAAAATAGAATTATAGTATTCATCTTCTTTTAAATCTTTCAGAATGTCTTTCCATAACGTGTTTTTCCTTTTTAGGTGAAATATCATCTTTTTTTTGTTCAGGTTTTATTTCAGGCTTATCTGAACTTTTTTCAGTTTCCCAAAATTCTGGGTCACTAAAGGATAGTTTTTTCTTAAAACTTTTTTCAGAATTATAGTAATTCTTACGGCTGTTTTTCGATCTGAAAGACTTCCAATCACCCTCCATAATCTGATTTATCTTGTCTTCAACAATTTCTGGGTGAGGCACATTAGTCAGAACTACATGGGTGTTCTCATGACCACTAAATACTTCAATATCACCTGAAGAAAGCATTCTCTCCAGAAAACTTTGGTAAATACTAATATCCTCGATTTTATCGTAATAAACATAGGCCCTTTTTTTACTGAATATTCCTCGTTTAGTGATAATTCTTAGAGTGGTAAGTTGATATTCCGTATATTTCCAGGACACAATGTCCATAATGGCCCATAAAATGAGTAAGAACATTAAACCAAACAGCATTATGACTGTAGTTTCAA includes:
- a CDS encoding PH domain-containing protein, coding for MFGRSRKSYHAGERVLSRCRPRIFLHSKSAIIKIIFFLILIYFFRPIVNLAVIIQNEIINTVKVPLVETTVIMLFGLMFLLILWAIMDIVSWKYTEYQLTTLRIITKRGIFSKKRAYVYYDKIEDISIYQSFLERMLSSGDIEVFSGHENTHVVLTNVPHPEIVEDKINQIMEGDWKSFRSKNSRKNYYNSEKSFKKKLSFSDPEFWETEKSSDKPEIKPEQKKDDISPKKEKHVMERHSERFKRR